The genomic region CTTCCAATAAAGATTCGAATCCGGGAAAGGAAGTTTCGATCCAAGAAGTTTCATCCGGACGAATTTCCAAACCACTTACCGCTTTTAGGATCATAAAACTCATCGCGATCCTATGATCCATTTTAGTGAAAATATCCACAGAGTTTCCGGAAAGCCAGGAAGAAAGTTCGGAAGAATTTACACTGGAATTAATTTCAGGAATTTCGTACCCATCCGGATACTCATGCACAGTAATTCCAAGATTTCGCAAATTTTCTACCATGGCGGAAATTCGATCCGATTCTTTTGCTCGTAATTCTTCTGCATGACGAATGATAAATCCACCTTTTGCAAAAAGACCTGCGATCGTCAGAATTGGGATCTCATCGATCAAAGAAGGGATCCATTCTTCTTTAATTTCAGCATAACATAAATTAGAAGAAACCGCTTCCAGATCTCCTACAGGTTCCCCGCATTCTATTCGTTTATTGTGAACAAGAATTTTTGCACCCATTGCTTCGAGCGCATGAAGGATACCTATGCGAGAAGGATTTAATCCCACATTTTTCACAAGAACAGAACCTTCTTTTAATAAGACTCCAAGTACCAAGAAGAATGCAGCGGAAGAAATATCCCCAGGCACCTTGAATTCTTTTGCTTCGAATATATAAGGAGGTTCCATTTTAAAATGAGTGGGAGAAATGAAGTTCAGTTTATTTCCCAAAAACCGGAACATATTTTCGGTATGGTCTCTGGAAAGAATCTCTTCTTCGTATTCCAAAGAAGTTTCGGAAGCCATTGCTGCCAACATCAGACAGGATTTCACCTGAGCGGAAGCGATCGGACTTTTATAACGGAAGTCGGAAAGTTTTTTTCCAAGGATCTCAAGAGGAGCCTTATCCTCTTTTCCGGAGATGGAAGCTCCCATAGAATTTAAAGGTTTTATAATACGGGACATCGGCCTTTTTTGGAGAGAATGATCCCCGGTTAATATTGCCTTAATTCCTTGGAGTCCGCAGAGTAATCCTGCAGATAATCTGATACCGGTTCCTGCATTCCCGAAATCCAAAACTTCCTTTGGAGATTGAAGAGCGTTTTTGCCTGGGCTCGTAAAAACATATTCTCCTTTTGAGATCTTCTCCACTTTTAAACCAAGCTGAGTGAAAGCTTTCATCGTATTTAAAGGATCTTCCGCCTCTAAAAAGCCGGAAACATGAGAAGCCCCTTTGGATAATACGGAGAATAATACGCTTCTGTGAGAAAGAGATTTGTCTCCCGGAACTGTGATCTCTCTTCCGGAAGATTTAAGGATTCTTGGAATCATTTTGTTTCTTTAAAATTGCGTCCCTATCTATACGAGATTTTTCCATGAAGGACTCCCAATGTTTTAGGTCGAGCGGCTTTTCTGGATCCAACTCCGAAAGAAGTTTATCCAATCTATCCTTATAATCCAAAAGAGCCTTATAGATCTCTTCTTGGTTAGAAGAAAATATAGGTGACCACATTTTAGGATTAGAACCTGCAATCCGGGTCATGTCCCTAAAACCTCCGCCGGTCAAAGGCAAAGGAGAATTTTGGGTAAATTCCCTTACACACCCGTTTTCCCAAACCCAATTCGTCATCAGAGAAGAGATCAAATGAGGAACATGAGATACATAGGATAGAATTTTATCATGATCATGTGCAGGAATTTCAGTGGTAGACATTCCTAGGAATTTCCAAAATTTTTCTATCTCTGAAAATGCCTCGTCGGTCGCACCTTTCGGTCTAGTTAAAATACAAAGTCTGTTTTCATACAGATCTACATTTGCAAATTCCAGACCGGATTCTTCGGAACCGCACATCGGATGAGAAGAAACATATCTATGTTCTCCGGTCAGAACCGATTCCACTGCGTGAACGATCTCCTGCTTAGTGGAACCCATATCAGTCAAAAGACCTTTAAATCCGGAAGGAAGTTTGGAAATCACTTCGACTGTAGTATTGACCGGGACCCCGAAAACGATCAGGTCATAAGATTCCCAGTCAGGAGATTTCGAAAATTCGTCCGCAGTAAAAATTTGATCCGCTGATTTAAGACGGATCCCCTTCTCCTTACTGGAAGGTGATCCTACCACTCCCACAATTTCTGCAGAAGAGTTCTTTTTTCGTAAGGCCAAGGAGAGGGAGGCGCCCATCATTCCCAGGCCGTAAATCAGGATTCTAGAAAATTTAGTTTTCACGGGTTAGGTGGAGAGATCGGATAAGATCCCAAAATCCTAAGATAAATTGTATTTTCCTTTAAGGTGTTTAGGACCTCTTCGATCAGAGGATCCTTTTTATGACCCAAAAAATCTATGAAGAAGTTATACTCCCAGGATGTCCTGCGCGTAGGTCTGGACTCCACCTTGGTCATATTGATCCCTTTATCAAAAATAGGTTTTAATACTTTGTACAAAGATCCAGGTTTATCAGGGATAGAGAATACTACGGAAGTTTTATCATTCCCGGTAGGAGGACATTGGTTCTTGCCGATGATCAAAAACCTGGTGGTATTGTCGGACATATCTTCGATGGATTCTCGAACCAGATCCAGACCGTAAATTTCAGCAGCGATGGAAGAAGCTACTGCAGCACATGCTTCCTTCTTCTCCGCAACAATACTTGCAGCCCTGGAAGTGGAAGGTGTTTCCGAAACTTCTACATGAGGAAGGTTCGCAGCGATCCAATTCCTGCACTGTGAATTTGCGATCTTGATCCCGTACAATGTTTTGATCTTAGAAAGATCATGTTCGAATCCTAAAAGATTCAAATGTATCTTCAAATAAATTTCAGAATAAATATTTAGATCGGAAACTAAGAACTGATCCAGAGTAGAGTTCACAAGTCCTTCGGAAGAATTTTCCACAGGAACCACACCGTAATCCGCCTTATCAGTTTCCACCGCGCGAAACACTTCCGGAATAGAAGGAAATTCGGTCGCCTCTACGGAAGTCCCGAATCTTGCACGAACTGCTTGGTGAGAAAAAGATCCTTCCGGTCCAAGATAACCGATCTTTAAACCCTTCTCTACGGAGAAGGAGCCGGACATGATCTCTCTATAAATTGCGATCAACACCTTGTCCGGAAGTGGTCCTCCGTTCAGTCCAAGGATTTTTTCGTAAACGTCCTTCTCTCTATCGGGACGATAGATAGGTTCGTTATTCTCTCTTTTGATCTCTCCGATCTCTGAGGCAATCTCCGCCCTGGCCTGGATAGCCTTTACGATCTCTTTGTCCAGAGAATCGATCTTGTCCCGGAACTCTTTCAGTTTGTCGTTATTCTTGGCCATTCTCTATCAAATCATCCAGGTTTTCGAATTTCAATTCCTTCACTTCCACAGGGGCAGGTAAATCGGTCAGTTTATTTAATCCGAAATGTATTAAAAAATCTTTAGTAGTTCCGTACAATGCAGGTCTTCCGGGAACTTCCTTATTACCGACCGGCTTAACCAGTTTTTTAGATATAAGAGAAGTTACCATCGCTCGAGAAGAAACTCCTCTTATATCATCAATTTCGGATAATGTGATCGGCTGTTTATAAGCGATGATCGCCAGAGTATCCAAACTAGAACGGGAAAGTTGTTCTCTCTTCTTCTCTTTGAAAAGTTTTGCTAAAATTTCGGAATATTTTTCGTTCGTAGAAAATTGGTAAGCTCCTGCGATCTCCCTAAGAACGAAACCTCCGTCCTTCTCTTGGTAATCCAAGATCAACTCGTCTAGTATATCACGAGCTTCCTGTTTTTCGCAGTCTATGGATTTTGCGATACTGGCTAGTTTAAGCGGCTCTCCGGAAAGGAAAAGCAGCGCTTCTATCAGTCCTTTTAAGCCGGCTTTGTCGCGTTCCACGGTTCTCCCACCAAGAATATACGGATTTCGCCGAAAGTTTTGTGCTGGCGGATGGATACAATTCTCTGTTTGCAGAGCTCCAACATTGCCAGAAAGACGGCTACTATCTCGGCTTTCTCCGGCTTGACCGTAGAAAACAATTCTTCAAAGGAGATATCCGAACGTTCGACGAGCAGTTCGGAAATGGTACCCATCTTTTCCTCGACAGAATACCGGTGGGGCGCGGTAAGTAAAGCGGGAATCTCGCCTTCGTCTTCCCGTTTTTCCAAGATCTCATTAAATGCGGAGATCAGGTCTAAAAGGCTTAGATCCAGCCAGGATTCCGACTCGTCTATAACCTGATTGGTTTCTCTGGAGAATACTCCGGCCTGGACCTTGTCCACATCCCCCATTTTCTGGGCGGTTAATTGGAATTTTTTATGTTCTAGAAGTTTTTCGACCAGTTCGGGTGGAAGAGGAGGATCATAATCTTCTTCTTCGAAACCTGGATCGGGTAATAATGCTTTAGATTTGAGATAAACTAAATTAGCGGCCATAAGAGCGTATTCCGCTCCCATGTCTATATGAATACTTGCAGAAATCTTAATGAAGTTTAGAAAGTCCTGGGTGATTTGAGAAAGGGATACTTCAAATATATCCACCTTATAACTTTCGATAAGAGACCAGAGAAGACTCAAAGGTCCCTCCGTAATACCACCTTCCGAATTGTTCCATTGAACTACGAAGGATTGTGTGGCGTTTTCTCTCTCCATCTCTATGAATTCAGTGCTTTTTCTGCCGCCTGTTGCAATCTTTCAGGCGAGAAAGGTTTTACTACGAAATCCTTCACTCCCATCTTGATCGCTTTCGCAAGAAGTTCTTCCTGACCAAGAGCAGTTACCATGATGATACGTGCTTTCGGGTCTAATTTAAAAATTTCCTGGGCTGCTTCGATCCCGTCTTTTTCTCTCATGGTGATATCCATGGTGACTAGGTCCGGCTTAATCGCTTTGTACTGATCGACAGCGATGTTTCCGTTTTCGGCCTCGCCGACGATCTCATGCCCTCCGGCGACGAGTGCGTCCTTCACCATGGTCCTCATGAATTTTGCATCGTCTACTACGAGAATTCTGGCCATAATTAGTTTCCCCTTTCTTTAAGAATGGAAAGTATCCTTGATGTTATTGCGCTTACTGGTTCTACGAACTGAACCCCACCCATTTCGATGGCTTGGCGATTCATTCCGAAGATCACGGAGCTGTCCTCGTCTTGGGCGACGGTAGAAGCACCAGTCTCTCTCATTCTGAGAGTCGCCGCCGCTCCATCCTTACCCATGCCGGTCATAATCACACCGACTAAGGCGCTCCCGTATTCCCGGATTGCGCTGTCGAATAAAACTTCGACTGAGGGCCTGTGTCCATTTACCAGCGCTTCCCTACCTAAGGCAATCCATTTACGTCCTGCCTTAGATTCGATCTTTAAATGTGCATCACCCGGAGCCACGTAACCTGTACCGGGACGAACTTCTTCTCCGTCCTCGGCTTCCTTTACTGTAATTTTAGAGTGATCGTTTAAACGAGAAGCGAAAGCTTTCGTAAAACCCACAGGCATATGTTGTACGACGAAAATTGGTAGATGAAAATTCTCCGGAAAATCGGAAAAAACTGTCTGTAACGCTTTCGGACCACCTGTAGATGTCCCGATACAAACCGCTTCCACGGCTTTTTTTTCATCTTTGAAAATTTTACTTTTGACCGTATCTACGATTTTTTTGGGATCAAGGCCCGCATGACTTGGTCGTAAACTATCAAAATAAGCGAGTATCCTATTTTTGAGAACTGTTCCTATTTCTTCCGGATTAAATTGATTACTGGAAGAAGGTTTCGGAACGAAATCTATAGCTCCGTATTCTAATGCTTTGAAAGTGGCGTCCGCTCCGTGTTGTGTCAAAACGGAAAGCATCATTACCGGAATACCCAATTTTCGTTTCTGCAGTTCTTGGAGTGCGGAAAGCCCATCCATTACAGGCATCTCCACATCTAAAATTACTAAATCAGGCCGCAGTTTTGTTGCGAGCTCGATACAATCCACTCCGGTCTTACCGGTAGCTATAACTTGGATCCGACTTTCTTTTTTGATCTGGTCCGAAATAATATTTCGCACCAAAAGAGAGTCGTCTATGATCACGACCCGAATCGACCCGTCCGCGGGAGTTCCTACCACGACAAAATCCTAGTGTTTAAAATTTCGGAAGTAAATCCATGAGTTCATCGAAATCCGGAAGGAATAAAAGTACTCCTAACAGGTTGTTTCCCTCATGATTAAATTCAGTGAGCATACTTAAGAACTTAGTTCTTTCCGGTTTAACAACATCCAGAACTTCCAGGAAGGTTCCTTCCACAAGTTCCGGAACGTCCGGCATCACGCCCACTTTCGCCTTATTGGAAATAGAGTTCAAAACGGAGGCACAAACAATGTTTGCGATCTCGGACAGAACGCTCTTAGTATCATCGTCCAAAATGTCTCCACTCGGATTAGAATCCAAAAGTTCTCTGGCTAGATTTTTGGCATTCTCTCTGGAGAACATCATCAGCATATTCCCGTTCAGATCTCCGGTCATTCTGACTTTCATTCCGTAGAATTTATCGTCGGAGAAACGGATCTCGGATGCCAGACCTTCCTTATCATTCATGATAATTTCGGGAATAAACAGATCCACGTTCCTGTTCAGGATCTGAGAAAGTACCATACCGGCATTCATCATACCTGTGTTCACTACGGATTCGATCTTCTTGATCTGTTCCTTGCTTAGGTTTCCGGTGAATTCTTTAGAGTGAGAAACAGCCATGATTCTCTGTTTTTTCTGCTCCAAGAAACCTTCTATAATATGATCCGCTCTTTTTCTTTCTTCGTCGGAAACGGGAGAATCTGAGATCAACTCATTGATATGAGATCTGTAAGCTTCTTCCATTCCTTCTTTTTTAGCTGCAGGCCTTTCCAGGACTGCGGTGTTGGAAGAAAGTTCGGAAGGACTTTCAGTGGAAGTGATCAACTTTTCTTCGGAAGTGCGGATCTCCATAGTCGTCTTGATCGGAGTGGAAGAAACTTCTCTTTCGAGTTCTTCTTTTGCTACGATTACCTTTTTGGATTCTTCCGATTTTTTACGTTCGCTTTTCTTGCGGCGTTCTCTTTCTCGAGTAGTGATCTCATGTAGTTTATGATTATAAACGTTGGTAGGATTGGAAGTTTTTTGGATATACTTCTCTTCTTCCGTCTCGATGGTTCGGATCGTGCTGATACGTTTCATCGTTTCCAGATGATAGTTCACATATCTTGCATTTTCTTCCAACTCGGCGGCAAATTCCACAAGCCCCGGGATATCCAGGACCATGATGATGGTTCCGTCTCCCATGATGGAAGCGCCGGTAAGTCCCTTGATATTTTTGAAGTTTTTCTCCAAGGACTTGATGACTGTCTCGTGTTTTCCGACTAGCTCATCCACCATGAAGCCTAACTTGCGGCCCTTGTATTGTACGATAACTACCGGGAATTCTTCTCTGTCCGTTTTGTCTTGAAGACCCAAGATACGATTCAATCTGTAGATAGGAAGAACCTCTCCTCTCAAATTGATGATCTCGTTCCCTTCCAGAGTAGTGATCTGTTCGTTGTTAACCTTGATCGTTTCGTTCACTTCCGATAGAGGGAAAGCGTAAACTTCTTCTTCCATTACGATGAGGATAGAAGGAATGATCGCTAGTGCCTGAGGGAAGGATAGAACGAAAGAAGTTCCGGATCCTTTCTGAGATTGGATGAGAATTTTACCTTTGAATTCTTGGATAAGACTATTCACCACATTCATTCCGACACCACGTCCGGAGATATCCGTAATCTTATCCGCAGTGGAGAAACCTGGTGCAAAGATGAATTGATAGATATCGCTTTCTTCTAAAGCAACTGCATCCGTTTCGGACACGAGTCCCTTCTCGATCGCTTTTTTACGGATCTTATCTAGATCTAATCCGCGGCCATCGTCACGGATCTCCACCATAATATTGCTGCCACCTTGGTAGGCATTCAGTTCTACGATCCCGGTTTCAGGTTTACCTAATCTTCTTCTTTCTTCAGGAGTTTCAATACCATGATCCACGGAGTTTCGGATCAGGTGGAGAAGAGGCTCTCCCAATGCATCGATCACCTTTTTGTCCAGCTCAGTGGACTCTCCATTCAGGACCAGATCGACTGTTTTGCCTGTTTCTAAAGAAAGGTCTCGGACCAAACGAGAGAAACGACGGAACACCGTGGAGATCGGGACCATCCTGATATTCATGATACCGGATTGTAGTTCTTTGGAGATACGATTGATTAGATCTATACGGCCTTTTAGTTCATTGAATAACTGATCGTCTCCGAAAGTGCGAAGAAGATCATCGTAAATTTTTTGGAAGCCTGAGTTTGTGATCACAAGCTCGCCCACGTTATTCATGAGTTGATCCAGTTTATCGGAAGATACTTTAATACTTTTTAAAGTAACTTTAGCCTCAGTGCTTCTTTCTTCCTCGTCCAGTTGGTAGGAAGAAGAAACCCCGGTTTCAGAATAACCGCTGAGCTTATATTCCTGGATCATCAGATTTTCTACCATGTCTACGTTTGCAGCCTTAGTAAGTTCCTCTTGAGATTCCGAACTTATGATCAGTATAGAAAGATAAGGAGCCTCTGTCCCATTCTCCAATTCTTCCGCGCTTGGTTTGGTGCGAAATACTTGGCCTAAATTTTTTAGGTTTTGGACGATTAGAGTATAACGTAATCCTTTCATCGGGGAATCTTTTTTGAGTCCCACTTTTAAGAGCCAAGGTTTTCCGGTACCGTTACGAAGGATTTCTTCGATCTCTTTTTGATCGTCTGCATCCAGATCGATCCCATTGCCTGAAATTTCTTCCTGTTTTGCGACTGGAGCTGCGGATTGAGAAACGGATCTTGCACCCGCGTTAGGGGCAGAAGCCATATCCGGATTTTTTTCATAGGCTTCCAGTCTTTGGATCATATCCGTATAAGGAGTATCCACTTTTTTACCGGCGGCAACATTCACGATCACGTTCTTGATCAGATCAAAACATTGGAATAATAGATTTACTAGGGAAAGATTAACTGCAAGTTTTCCATCTCGGATACTTTGGAGAAGATTCTCCATTTTGTGAGCAAGGTCGGAAAGATTGTACAATCCGACGAAAGCAGCCGAACTTTTTAAAGAGTGAGCCGCACGGAATATATCATTGATGGTCTGAGGATCGGATTGGTCCTTTTCCAGTTTTAGAAGATTCGCATTTAGTTCTTCTATCTGGTCTTCGGACTCTTCCAAAAAGAGTTCTGTGTATTCTCCAAGTACTCCTGCCATTTACGCTTCCTCCCCTGCATAATCCATCACCTTGGAAAGATTCAAGTTCAGGATGAGAGAGTCTTCGAACTGGCTGACTGATTCTATAAGTTCGCTATAATTTACGCTCAGGTCTTCGTCCGCTTGGCTGACCTTGTCCCTGCGGATCTTAACCACTTGTTTCACCGAATCTACAAGGAGCCCCGCCCTTTTTTCTCCGGTAACAACTACAATGATCCGAGTGGAAGGAAGAATATCACAAAAACCTAATCCAAAAAGTTCCTTCAGGTCCATGATAGGAATGATCTCACCTCTCAAGTTGATCACTCCCAAGATAAAACCTTCGACATTAGGAATTCTTGTGATAGGTACCGGTTTTAGGATCTCGTGGATATAGAGAATATCGATCCCGAAAATTTCCTTATCCACTTCGAATGTAAGAAATTCCTGGATGGTATCCAGTTCTTTTTCTTCTTGGTTTAGTTCCGCGTGGTTGTTTTTATCTATGGTTTTCACCGGTTCTCCGCCACTTACTCTTTCAAAACGGAAACTTTGGGCACAAGTTTCCGGCTTAGTACATTGTCGACACGGAGCCCCCTGAAAAAGAAACTCCCAATCAAATTATCCGACTGATTTTTCTCCCATTTTCCCGGGAAAGCAATGGTTTTTTTTCTCCGTAATCACTGTACCTGCTTTCAGATCATGGGGTTCCGCGGAAAAATCGCAAGGGTATAGGTCCTCAAAAGAAAGGCCAATCATTTTTTCAGAAACTATATCCTTTAGAGAACGATCGTAAAAACCCTTTCCCCTTCCTAACCTCGCCCCGTCGGAATTCCAACCCAAGGCGGGAACTAGGATCCAATCGGCGTCTTCCGGTTGGATGAAAACTTCTCCCTCCGGTTCCAAAATGCCGAATGCACCTGGGGAAAATCCTGAGCCTGATTTAAATTCAAGTCCTGAATTTGTTACTTTTGGAAAAAATATGTCCAAACCTAAACTTCCTATCCGTAAAGAAGGGCCTAACGGTAGAAAAGGAGAAATTTCAAAATCATCCGCAACATAGGAGATGATTTTTAATTGGGTGGAAGATGAGCTATGTCTCAGAAATTCCAGAAGATTGGAGCGGATACTTTCTTCTTTTTCCTTCCTGGAAGGAACTCCCAAGAGAATAGATTTACTTTTTTTTCTGGCTTCCGATTTAGAAACCAAATCAAAGATCTCCGATCAAACCTTCTTCCAAAAGAGTGATCAATTTTTTGGTCTTTTCTTCCGCTTCGGGAGAAGAAGGTCCCGAGTCGCCTGTTTGGTTTTTAGATTGTTCCAATTCGTCCGCGAAGTTTAAAGCAGCGAGTACCGCGAGTTTCAATTTAGGTGCGTTAGGCATTCCCAGTTGTAACTCACGGATCTTTCGGTCCACCAATTCGGCGAGCCTATGGATATACTCCGGATCGGTATCGCCTACAATGGTATAGTCGTCGCCCAGTATACGAGCTTTGACTCTCTCACTCATAAAAATTACTTAGGATCGTCTTCGATGACTAAGAAGTCGTCGTCTTCATCCGCATCGAATACACTGATCGCGTCATCATCGTCTTCGATAATGATATCATCATCGTCGACAGAAACAGGGCTGAAGTCGTCGATAGGTTCGTCGGTGATGATGATCTCGTCGTCTCCTCCGGAAGAATCGGAAGATTCAGTTAGAACGGAAATATCATCGTCTTCGTCGTCTAGAAGAATGATCTCATCGTCTTCGTTAAAATCCTCTTCCGAAGAATCTCTAACTACTGAAGGAGCAGCAGAAGCCGCCGCTCCAGCAACTGCACCCGCCGCAGCACCGCTAGCAAAAGAAGAAGTCGAACTAGGCTTAGGTGAAGTAGAAGGAGAGGAAGATCCGCTGCCGGAAGCAGGAAGACCATCCAAACGTCCCAGAAGCTGATTGATCTTAGCTTCGAGTGCACGTTCTCTTTCTTTGATCCCTTCCAACTCTGCATTCGCTTTTTGGAGTTGTTCGCGAAGAGAAGAAAGTTCTTTCTCTTTCTCTTCCATCGCCAGTTTCATCTGGTCGTTTTCCGCGCGAAGAGATTCGTTTTCTGTTTCCAGGCGACCGTTTTCCGCCCGAAGGTCGCTAATGAGTTCGAGTGCTTTTAGGACTTTACTCTCGAGCTCCTCAATTGTCTCCATAGTTAACATAATGCGAACCTCGTTCTCCTTAGTTGGAGTGGTTTATTTTATAAAATTACACTTAGAGCGAAATTCCGCCTAAATATTTGTGACCTGCCTAATCGGCAAAATCCATCCCATTTTTCATCTTTCTCAAAAAGAGAAAAACCTTTTTTTCTAAAAACAAAGAAAGCCCGTAGAATTACGGGCTTTTTACAAGAGGAAGGATCCGTAACCGAACCCTTCCTAAGGGCGAAAAATCTTACGCCGCTACCTTGATTTTTTCAACTAGAGCGTTGAAAGTTTCTTTGTCGTTGAACGCAAGTTCTGCCAAGGCCTTTCTGTCCAAGGAAATATTGGCTTTTTTCAGTCCATACATGAACTGAGAATAAGAAAGTCCAGCTTCACGAGCAGCAGCATTGATACGGATAATCCAAAGTTTGCGGAAATCACGTTTTTTTGCTCTTCTGTCTCTGTACGCCCACTGACCCGCTTTCATCACTGCGGATTTCGCAGTTCTGTAAAGTTTAGATCTGGCTCCTCTAAAACCTTTTGCGGTTTTTAGGATTTTTTTACGACGATTCTTGTGTATGGTTCCGTTTGTTGCGCGTGGCATTATCGAACTCCGTAAGGCATGAGTCTAACGATTGCTTTCCAATCCGCATCCACTACCAAGGTCATTCCTCTAAGACGACGACGTCTTTTAGGTCCTTTTTTGGTAAGAATGTGACGGGTGTTCATACTCTTCCGTTTTATTTTATTATTTTTGGAAAACTTGAACCGTTTAGCTGCGGCTCTATTTGTTTTAAGCTTAGGCATTTCCCCTACCTCGATAATTCCTGAATATTTACTCTATTGCTTTGCAGCAAGAGGTGTGATAACTACAACGATTTGGCGGCCGTCTAACACTGGTTCTCTTTCCGGAGTACCGACCGATTTCAAATCTTCTACCATTCGATTGACTACGTTCATCCCGAGTTCGGAGTGCATCATTTCACGACCGCGAAAGCGAAGGCTGACTTTAACTTTGTCCCCTTTTTGAAGAAACTCCACTGCGTGGCGTTTTTTAATATCGTAATCATGTTGTTCGATCCTTGGACGGATCTTCACTTCTTTCACGTTGATTACGTGCTGTTTCTTCTTAGCTTCCTTACTCTTTTTAAGTAGTTCGAACTTATATTTACCGTAATCGATGATCTTGCAGACGTGAATCTCTTGGTCACCTGATACTTCCACCAGATCCAAGTTTTCTTCTTTAGCGCGCCGTAAAGCCTCGTCAAAAGAAACGATCATTACACCGTCATCCGACACCAATCTTACCTGGGATACCCCTGTAATTTTCTCATTAATTCTATGAGTAAATAGCTTATCGGTGGGTTTCGGTTGAGGCCTCTTCTGCATTCAATCTCCGGTTTTTTCCAATTTTTTGGCTAGTAGGCTAGCTTTCAAGCGATTTTCTCTGCAGATAGCCTAGTACATCAAGTAGAATTTAGTTCGGGAGACACAGAGATGAGGGAGACGCAAAGTTTTTTTCTCACGCAGAGACACAGAGCCGCAGAGGGTAAATTAAAACCAAAAACTCTCTGCGCCTTGGCGACTCTGCGTGCCAATCGTTCTGCGTCTTACAAACCCTCTGCGACCTCTTTTTCGAGAAGGGCCTGGAAGTCGGAATATGACATAGAAATTGTTTCTTCTGAGCCTCGTTTTCGGACCGCAACTGTGCCTGAATCCTTCTCCTTTTGGCCCAATACCAGTAGGTAATTTGCCTTTTTCAGGATAGAATCTCGGATCTTGGCGCCTATCTTTTCATTTCTGAAATCAGCTTCCGCCCTAAAACCGGATTCGATCAGATTTTTCAGGATCTCGGATCCATATTCCTGCACATTTTCAGTTACGGTTAGAACGCGTATTTGGTTCGGAGAGATCCAAAGTGGGAACTTACCTTCGAAATGTTCTATTAATATCCCAATAAATCTTTCCAAGGAACCATAGATCGCTCTGTGGATCATTACAGGTCTTTTTTTAGCTCCGTCAGAATCGGTATAATCCAACTCGAAACGATCCGGCATGGAGAAGTCTATCTGGACGGTTCCACATTGCCACATCCTTCCAATAGAATCCTTGATATTAAATTCTATCTTAGGTCCGTAGAATGCACCTTCTCCTTCTTTAATGGAGAATGGGATATTTCTTTTTTCCAATGCTTGTTGGAGAGCGTTAGTAGCAAACTCCCAATCTTCGTCCTTACCTTGGGACTTTTCGGGACGAGTAGCGATATAAGTTTTGAATTCTTGGAATCCGAACTTCTTATACACATTGAAGGTGAAGTCTATGATATCTAATACTTCAGTTTCCAGATATTCCAAAGGTGCATAGATATGCGCATCATCTTGGGTGAATGCTCTTACTCTGAAAAGTCCGTGAAGAACTCCGTGTAATTCATGACGATGCACACTTCCTAATTCAGCGAATCTTAGAGGAAGTTCTCTATAAGAATGAAGATGGTGTTTGTAGATC from Leptospira dzoumogneensis harbors:
- the infC gene encoding translation initiation factor IF-3 is translated as MQKRPQPKPTDKLFTHRINEKITGVSQVRLVSDDGVMIVSFDEALRRAKEENLDLVEVSGDQEIHVCKIIDYGKYKFELLKKSKEAKKKQHVINVKEVKIRPRIEQHDYDIKKRHAVEFLQKGDKVKVSLRFRGREMMHSELGMNVVNRMVEDLKSVGTPEREPVLDGRQIVVVITPLAAKQ
- the rpmI gene encoding 50S ribosomal protein L35, translating into MPKLKTNRAAAKRFKFSKNNKIKRKSMNTRHILTKKGPKRRRRLRGMTLVVDADWKAIVRLMPYGVR